The sequence TCCCCTCGCGTCCCCGCATCAGTATACCCCATTCCCAACCGGTTCCCTTACAGTTTCGGAAGGTTGCGGGAGAAAGTTGAACGCCGGCGCCTCTTTGCCTGCTGCGGGCTGAGCGGCAGCGGGCTTGTCCTGCGCGGGGGCTGCTTCTGTGCCCCCCTCAGAGGAGTGTTGATGTCCGCTGTTCCAGCCACGTGGCCGATTGCGTCGTTTTGCTATAATGAGGCTAAAACTGGAGTTGGAGGGGATGACATTGCCCGAGCGGGACATCACGGAGAAGCACCTTGAAGCCTATGATGATGTCTTCTCAGATATGGTGAACGTGCTGCTCTTCAATGGGCAAAGACGGGTTGGCCCCGAGGACCTCCGGGATACGAGGGCACGTACCCTGTACAAGACCGACGGCAAACTCCGGGAACAGGAGCGCGATGTCTCCAAGCTATGGGTATCCAGAGGGGTCGTCATCTCCCTGATTGGCATTGAGAATCAGACCGAGATCGACCGCGATATGGCCCTTCGGGTATTCGGCTACGAGGGGGCGGACTACCGCGGTCAGCTATCCGGGGACAAGAGCCTGTACCCCGTAATAACTCTGGTTCTCTATTTTGGGGAACGCCGCTGGACGGCGCCCCGGTCTTTGTATGAGAGGATCCAGGTCCCGGAGGAATTGAGGCCCTTCGTGAACGATCTCAAGCTCAATGTCTTCGAAGTTGCTTTTTTGACGGATGAGCAGGTTGAGAGATTTACGAGCGATTTCAAGATTGTGGCGGACTACTTCGTACAGATGAGAAGGGATCGGGACTATGTCCCTTCGCGTCAGGTCGTCGAACATGTGGATGCGGTGCTGAAGTTGTTGTCGGCACTTACACGGGACAACCGTTTCGAGGAGGCGCAGAATCATTTCAGGAAGGGGGAGAGCGTTACCATGCTGAGCGTTCTGGATAAGGTGGAGGCCAGGGGCATCGCTTTGGGGCGAAATGAGGGCATCGCTTTGGGGCGAAATGAGGGTATTACTCTAGGGGGGGCCAAGGCCAGGGTTGAGGCTGCGCGGCGAATGCTGGCCATGAACTTCACGACCGAACAGATAGCCCAGGTAACTGATCTGTCCCTTGATGAAATCGGGGCACTGAGGGCCGAAACCTTCCCAGGAGGACAGCCGACCGCTTAACTTAAGGACGGCGGCGGCCCATTGCGTCGAATAGAAACCTCATAACGTATCGAGGGGGGCTGGAGCCCCCCTCGATTTTTTTACCTGTTCTTCAGCGCATCAGTATACCCCATTCTCGACCGGTTCTCTTACAGTTTCGGAAGGTTGCGGGAGAAAGTTGAACGCCGGCGCCTCTTTGCCCGCTACGGGCTGAGCTGCTGCAACCTGGACGAGTTTGCGGACGTGTTCAGGATCAACCTGGTGCGCGAGCTCCAGCAGGGTTCCATTCGGCGCCGGAGGGGCTGAGAAGGGCAACACGAAGGGCCCCACCTTGAATGGTGGGGCCCTTCTGCACTTGTCTGGCTTGGCTATGCCGCGGTTTCCTTTGGGGCTTCGTTTGGGAGCGGGGCGTTCTTCATTCGACGCCAGGCTCCGCTCAAGAGGCGGCCTTTTCGACCAGCCGCTTCCCCAGCTCGCGGGCGTTTTGAAGGTCCTTCGGAAACTGCTCCTCGCGCTGTCTGGCCTTGTCCTTTTCGTTGAACAGGGTGACCTCGTAGCGGGAGTAGTCGCTGAACTGGTACGTGTCGTAGGCGCAGAGCGTCTCGCTGTAGCCGAAGGTGAGTCTGAGGGCGTTGGCATTCGCCCCAAGCAGGGTGGGGTAATGAAACTGCTCCGCCAGTCCCTCCGAACAGTTCATGGTGTAGATCATCGCCGAGGGGACGGTCTTCTTCAGGACCCTCCTCTCCTCGATTCCGTAGATGAGCAGGGGGAACATCAGCCGCTCCAGAAAGGCGCGCGTCGAGGCGGTGGGACAGCCGAGATAGACCGGGCTGCCGATGATGATGACATCCGCCCCCCGCGCCTTCTCCAGGGTCGGCGTCAGCGGGTCGCGAAAGGCGCAGAGCCCGTTCGTCCTGCTGTTCTTCACCTTGCAGGCGAAACAGCTGACGCAGCCCTTGAAGGCAGCATCGTACAGGTGCGCCAGATCGGTCTCCGCCCCGGCCCCCCTGGCTCCCTCCATCGCGCTCTCCAGCATCTTGTGGGTGTTCCAGTTTTTGCGCGGACTTCCGTTCACAAACAACGCGTTCATCTTCTTATCCCCCTCGATTTCCCGCCCCTCAAGGGCTGGGTATTGCCGTATCTCGTCCCCGGCTTTTTCTGATGGAATCCATCGCCGCCCCGATGGGGAGCGGCCTGCGCCCCGGAAAAGGCGCTGTTTGCCTATGGCCTCGCCGATATACGGATGGAACGCTTTAGCCGCTTCAACTGCTCCAGTTTTGAAGGATCGCCTTGCTCCAGGTGCACTTGCATGAACCTTCGGCGTTCTTCTTGACGTTCTTCCCGGGGTCAGTTTATTCCTGAAAGAAGAAGAGAGCAAGTACGCAGTTTTTTCTTTCTTAAAGTTTGGGGAGGGATTCGGATGAAGGCATCGGAAACGCCTCAGGCTGGGAACTACGTGAAGCACTGCCCGCTGCTCTGCGCTTGAAAATTATCGCCAATTATTGTACATTTGCATTATAAGCAAATACACATGAAAAAATGGAGGTGGGGTCATGGCAAACGGATTGCTCCAGCTTCGGATCGATGATGCTCTGAGGCAGGAGGCCGCGGAGATTTACTCTCAGCTTGGCCTCGATCTTCCCACGGCCATCCGCATGTTTCTGACCCGTTCGGTGCAGGTCAGGGGCATTCCCTTCAGTATGCAGCTTCCTGACGGGGATTATAAAGCGATTGCGGCGATGAGGCGCATGAGCCGGATGGCGGAGGAGTGCGGCGTCGCCGACATGACTCTGGACGAGATCAATGCGGAAATAGCCGCAGCGAGGAACGGAAAGCCCTAAATGAAACTTTGTGCCGTGATTGACACCAATGTACTGGTCTCGGCTCTGCTCAAATGGGATTCCGTCCCAGGGGCGGTCCTGGAACAGTCTCTCGTCGGAAGTCTCATTCCTGTCCTGAGCGGCCCTATCCTGTCTGAATACACCGAAGTGCTTCACAGAAAAAAGTTCCCTTTCCAAGAGGAGGATATTCGGATACTGCTTGATGGACTCAATCGACGCGGCGTGTTTCTTGATCCGGCGGCTTTCCCGGAAGGTCTGCCCGACCCGAAAGATGCGGCATTCTACGCGGTGACGATGGAAGCGCGTCAAAATGGCGATGCTTACCTTGTGACCGGAAACATCAAGCACTTTCCGCTGAGGCCCTTTGTCGTCACTCCTCGAGAAATGCTGACCATTCTGGAACAATTAAGGCAGGCTGCGAGCACAGAAAACAGATGATGCATCTTTTACGTTTCGGAGGCAAGCATGAAGGCATCAAAAGGACCTCAGGCCGGGAACTATGTGGAGCGCTGCCCGTTGCTCTACGTGATGGAATTGATTGGCTCCAAGTGGAAGCTGCCGATACTCTGGTGTCTGAGCGAGGAGGACGGCCTGCATTACAACGAGCTGAAGCGCCGCGTTCATGGGGTGACCAACACCATGCTGACGAAGTGCCTTCGCGAGTTGGAGGAGAAGGGACTGGTCTTCCGCCATTCGCTTGGAAGCGTGCCGCCCTCCGTGACCTATCACCTGAGGGAGGATGGGAAGAGCCTCATACCGGCCCTGGAGGGGCTGTGCAGCTGGGGGATGGCCTACCTGGAGAAGCGGAGGGAGGCCGATGCCGCACGGCTGTAGTCCGTTGCATCGAATAAAAGGGGGCCGGAGCTCCCCTCGTTACCTGTCTTCAATTCAGAGGTCCTTTGTCCCCGAGCTACCCGCGGATAAGGCCCCGTCCCAAATCCGCAGGCAAAAATTTCCAGGCTTTCTTGAAATTGGATTGCTCTCCGTCAGAAAAAGTCCCCCTCGGGTCCGTCAGGGACTCGAGGGGGACTTTTTCTGACGGAGAAAGAAGCGGCTTTCCCGAAAAATCTACAGATACCCGTTCTCCTTGAGGATTCCCTTGGCCTTCTCCACGTGCTTCGCCGGCATCTTGATGACGGGGCCGGTGCAGCCCATGGCGGACTCGGCGTAGATGCCGGCCTTCCAGAGCGACTTCACCGCGTTCTCGATCTCCAGGACGTCGATGCCGTGGACCTCGTCGTCCGTGGGCTCCGCGGGCGGGGCCTTGACCTCCTCCACGACCTCCGCCCTGGGCGTCAGGGCCGCGATCTCGTCGTCCAGCCCCGCCCTTCGGGCGGCGGCCAGCTCGGCGGCCACCTTGTCCGGCAGTCCGCCGGCGATGACCGACGCGTTGTAGGCAAGCGCGTTCGCGATGACCGGAGCGCCCGAGGCGCGCGAGATGATGGAGACGACGTTTCGCCAGCCCTCGCCGCAGGAGGGACCATAACCCCAACCCGTGGCCTCGTAGGAGCCGCCCGTCGTGAAGGACGAGAACATCTTCATCAGGACGTTGCCCGACAGCGTGTCCGTCACGCACACGTCCACCGCCCCGGCCAGGATGTCGTTGCCGCGCAGCACCGCGCCGCCGTCCTTGCGGACGGACGCACCGAAGGTGATGGGGTATCCCCTCTCCTTCAGATGGGTAAGCGCCCGGAATACGGGCTGCGCCGTGTCCACGTTGAGGATCCCGACCGTCGGGTTCTCGATCCCCATGGCCTTCGCCGTCGCGATGCCGTAGAGCGCGTTGCGCAGCATCGCCTCGCCCCGGATCGTCGCCGAGGTCCCGGTGGTGGAGGCCAGGATCATCGCCTTGCCCCTGCCGGGCGTCATGACGCGCCCGATAGTGGTCACGCCCAGCGGGAAGGGAAAGTGGAGCGCCACGGCGCCGGCGATGCGGCCGTCCTTGAGCGCGGCCTCCAGGGTCGAGGCAACGTCCGCCTCGCAGTCCGGGGTCTCGATCCACTCCAGCTCCTCGAACCCGGGAGTGCGCGGACCGATCATGACGGGCGTGACGTTTCCGTAGGTCTCCCGCGCCAGCCGCGCCCCGCGGGCCAGTTCCTCGGGGCCCAGCTCGCTTCCGGCGGCCATCAGGCCGACCTTCACCTTGGGGCCGCCGCTTCTGGCCGATTCGATGATCTCGGCCAGGGCGGACCCGACTACCTTCCTGATTGCGTCAGACATGAGTCCCGCCCCCTCAGTTCAGCTTCCCGGCGATTTCGGAGAGCGCCTCCAGGATCAGGGACTTCACGTCCTCCTTGCTGACGGCGCCCGCGGACGCGCTGCCGGTCGGGGCCTCGATGAGGAAGGAGGCGCCGTCGGCCAGGTTGGTCAGGCGCGCCAGGAAAAGGCTTCCCTTTCCAATGATCATGACGCGCTTCATCTTGCCCGCACGGATGCCCTCGCAGGCGGGACCGATGAAGGGGACGCCCGCGGGGATATGTCCCTGCGTGTGGGCGTAGCCCACCGTCCCGTGCTTCTTGATGAAGGCCTCCATGTCGGCCTTCTCGATGGCCTTCTTCATGACGGCGAGGGCCGCGATCATCTTGATGTTAGCCAGGGGCACGTCGCCCGCTCCGGCCGGCATCGTGATCTCGGAGTTCTGGAGTTCCGGGGCGAAGCGGTCCACGTCCGTAAAGGTCAAACCCGCGGCCTGAAGGGGCTCGAAGGTCAGGGCGGAGGTGACGGCCTGAGGAGCGCCGCCCGCGCCGACGGTGTGCTTGCCCAGGACATCGAGGCGCATGATCGGGTTCGTGCCGTCGTCAGGGACCAGAAGGACGGCAAAGCTGCCCACACAGTCCTCGAGGGCCTTGAGCCCCTTCTTCACGTGGTCGCGGCTGTTCATGTAGAGCTTGGGGATGGAACCACCGGCGACGACGGCGATGTTTCTGCGCGCGCCGGCGGCCACCTGGGAGGCCGCCGCGATCATCGCGTTGACGGGCCCGGCGCAGAAGCCGCGCACGTCGCACCCGGAGGCGTTGACGCAGCCCGCGACCTCGGCGATGGCCTTGGCGAAGTTGTTGCCCGCGCGCTGCCCCACGTCGCCCGCGCCCTCCTCGGAGCACTCGATGACGAAGTCGAGGTCCGCCGGGGCCATGCCGCTGTTCTTCAGCAGGTGCAGCAGGGCGAGGACGCCCGACGCCTTCCCGGCCAGGTTCTCCATCAGGACGTGGGCCGTCAGGCAGGCGTCCGTGGGGTGTCCGCTGCGGATGCAGCCGACGACCTTGCCACCGAAGTGCAGGGGCAGGGCCTCACGATCCTTGACCTCCGCTTCGATGTCGGCCAGGTCCTTCATGTTTTTGGGCCGCACCACGCGCTTGACGATCGACTCCGTGACGACGGGGTCCTTCGCCAGCTTGGCGCTGACGGACTCCGCAAAACCCTTCTCCAGCCAGACGAGCTCGAACTCGTCGCAGGCGGAGATCAGCCCCAGGAACTCGTCCTCCGGCATGATCTCGCCGAACTTGCCGTAGCGCTGTGCGTCGCTCAGGCGGTTCTCGGTCCAGGGGGCCTTGGCCTCCTCGAACGCCTCGTAGCTCAGGCCGCCGATGTAGGTCTGGTTGGGAGCATAGTGCAAGGCCTCCTCGTAGGTCTGAAGGTGCTTGGGCAGAGCTTCGACGTACTCCTGCTCCTTGCCGCTGTGGCGGGCTTCGTAGGGGGTGCCGCCGTAGAAGCTCCCCGTCTCGGGCGCGTGGTTCAGACAATAGGCATAGCTCTTGATTCCTACCGTGGACATCCATAGTCCTCCTTAAGACAACGTGAAACTCGATCGATCCGGCCGCGAGAGTCCGCACCCCGATTTTTTCCATCTTTTTTCCATCGAGGCGGCCGCCCGCCAACATCGGCAAAACAATATATCGAAGGCCCAGGTGCGACCCTGGGCCTCGGAGAAACAAAACGCTGACGATCTCCTACTCCGTGAAGACGGTCTGCTCGGTGATGTCCGTCTGGAGGGCCTTCAAAGCCCTCTCGACGAGACGGCGGCGCAGAGCCTTCTCCTCCTCGGGGGTACGGGTCGGGTCTCCCAGAGGATGGGGAATGGCGATCGCCGGGACGATTCTGTTTGCGCCAACCGTCTGGGAGATCGGGACGATCGTACAGACGTGCACCACGGGCAGCTTGCGCTCGATTTCCTTCACCATCGTTGCACCGCAACGAGTGCAGGTGCCTCAGGTGGAGGTGAGGATGACCGCGGTCACGCCGTCGGCCACCAGCTTGTTGACGATCTCCGCACCGAACCTCTTGGCGCTGGCGACGGCCGTGCCGTTCCCCACCGTGGTGTAGAACTTGTTGTGCAGCTTCTTGAAGACGCCCTCTTTCTCCAGGTCGCGCATAACATCGACGGGCAAAACCCGGTCGGCGTCCTGATCGGCGTAGGTGGCGTCGTAGCCGCCGTGGGCCGTGCAGTACTTGTCGGAGGTCAGGTCGTTCACGCCGGTGATGTCGTACTCGCCGTACTTGCTGGCGCTGGACGCCTCGATGTGGTCGGGGTTGCCCTTCGGGCAGATGCCACCTGAGGTCACCAGGGCGATGACGGCGTTCTTCATGTCCTTGACGGCGGGCTGAGGGGGCACGCGGTCGAAGACCGGCATCTTGTACTCGGTCTCGAAGGGGAGGTCCTTCAGCTTGGAGACGAACATATCCACGCAGCGCTCGGCCGCCAGCTTGTCGTAGAAGACGTTCTTGCGGATGCCGCGCTCAATGTAGCCCTCCTCGCAGGGTTTGCCGATCGGATCCTTCTTCAGGAGCTTCAGGATCAGCTTGCCCATCGCGGGGACGGCCTGCTTCATGCCGGCCGCGCTGTCAGGGGTCTCCACGATGTAAGCGGCCTTCTTGTACATCTCGACGCCGGGGTTCTCCGGGTACATGCCGCTGACGACAGGGATCCCCAGCTGCTTGGAGACGGCCTCGCACATGGCGCCGCACGCGGTCCCGTAACGGCCCGCGTTGAACGCGGGACCCGCCACGAAGGCGTCCGGCTTATACTTTTTGATCATCTCGATGATCTCCGCGCTCGCCTTCTCCATGTTGGAGGCGAAGTAGGAGTCTCCGCAGATGACGGTCGCCACAATCTCCGCCTCGGAGCCCAAAGCGGCCTTGAGAGCGGTTCCGGGACCTACGACGGCCTCACGGATCTCAGGTTTGTGGTCGGCCTTTTCCTCACCGCCAATGCCCGCGTAGAACTGGTTGATGTAATGAACCACACGAAAAGCCAATTCTGTCCCACCTTTCTTCATAGGGTGACAGCATCAATCGCGGAAGTTTGGTCAGATCGCGTTTTTGCTGTACTGATCGCGTATGCCCTTGACCGCGGCTGCCAATGCTTCGGGGTCGAGCACCATCTCCATCATGCTTATCTGCTCTTCCCAAGCGGCGGGATCACACTCGGCGCGAATGACGGGATCGAAGACATGATATACGGGGAGTCCCAACGAGACTCCGGCGAGCGGGCCTGCATATGTCGGATCGCCGTTGCTGACGGTCTCGGCGTAGATCTCCGCGCCCTCGGCGTCGGAGGAGCCAAGAATAACGATGCAATCGGATCCGTACTTCTCACCAGCATCCTTGACGCGCTGCTGGTTCTGCAGGTCCATCGCCCCTGCGGCCGTTCAGACGAAACACTCGGTGGCCGAGAAGAGGATCTCGGCGCCGCTGTCCTTCAAACATGCCTCCATGGCGGGGCCGGGAACGCCATCGCGCTCGCCGAGAAGCAACAGCTTCTTGCCTGC comes from uncultured Fretibacterium sp. and encodes:
- a CDS encoding Rpn family recombination-promoting nuclease/putative transposase — its product is MTLPERDITEKHLEAYDDVFSDMVNVLLFNGQRRVGPEDLRDTRARTLYKTDGKLREQERDVSKLWVSRGVVISLIGIENQTEIDRDMALRVFGYEGADYRGQLSGDKSLYPVITLVLYFGERRWTAPRSLYERIQVPEELRPFVNDLKLNVFEVAFLTDEQVERFTSDFKIVADYFVQMRRDRDYVPSRQVVEHVDAVLKLLSALTRDNRFEEAQNHFRKGESVTMLSVLDKVEARGIALGRNEGIALGRNEGITLGGAKARVEAARRMLAMNFTTEQIAQVTDLSLDEIGALRAETFPGGQPTA
- a CDS encoding flavodoxin family protein, with amino-acid sequence MNALFVNGSPRKNWNTHKMLESAMEGARGAGAETDLAHLYDAAFKGCVSCFACKVKNSRTNGLCAFRDPLTPTLEKARGADVIIIGSPVYLGCPTASTRAFLERLMFPLLIYGIEERRVLKKTVPSAMIYTMNCSEGLAEQFHYPTLLGANANALRLTFGYSETLCAYDTYQFSDYSRYEVTLFNEKDKARQREEQFPKDLQNARELGKRLVEKAAS
- a CDS encoding type II toxin-antitoxin system RelB/DinJ family antitoxin, translated to MANGLLQLRIDDALRQEAAEIYSQLGLDLPTAIRMFLTRSVQVRGIPFSMQLPDGDYKAIAAMRRMSRMAEECGVADMTLDEINAEIAAARNGKP
- a CDS encoding putative toxin-antitoxin system toxin component, PIN family; translated protein: MKLCAVIDTNVLVSALLKWDSVPGAVLEQSLVGSLIPVLSGPILSEYTEVLHRKKFPFQEEDIRILLDGLNRRGVFLDPAAFPEGLPDPKDAAFYAVTMEARQNGDAYLVTGNIKHFPLRPFVVTPREMLTILEQLRQAASTENR
- a CDS encoding helix-turn-helix domain-containing protein; this encodes MKASKGPQAGNYVERCPLLYVMELIGSKWKLPILWCLSEEDGLHYNELKRRVHGVTNTMLTKCLRELEEKGLVFRHSLGSVPPSVTYHLREDGKSLIPALEGLCSWGMAYLEKRREADAARL
- the grdD gene encoding glycine/sarcosine/betaine reductase complex component C subunit alpha, with the translated sequence MSDAIRKVVGSALAEIIESARSGGPKVKVGLMAAGSELGPEELARGARLARETYGNVTPVMIGPRTPGFEELEWIETPDCEADVASTLEAALKDGRIAGAVALHFPFPLGVTTIGRVMTPGRGKAMILASTTGTSATIRGEAMLRNALYGIATAKAMGIENPTVGILNVDTAQPVFRALTHLKERGYPITFGASVRKDGGAVLRGNDILAGAVDVCVTDTLSGNVLMKMFSSFTTGGSYEATGWGYGPSCGEGWRNVVSIISRASGAPVIANALAYNASVIAGGLPDKVAAELAAARRAGLDDEIAALTPRAEVVEEVKAPPAEPTDDEVHGIDVLEIENAVKSLWKAGIYAESAMGCTGPVIKMPAKHVEKAKGILKENGYL
- the grdC gene encoding glycine/sarcosine/betaine reductase complex component C subunit beta, with product MSTVGIKSYAYCLNHAPETGSFYGGTPYEARHSGKEQEYVEALPKHLQTYEEALHYAPNQTYIGGLSYEAFEEAKAPWTENRLSDAQRYGKFGEIMPEDEFLGLISACDEFELVWLEKGFAESVSAKLAKDPVVTESIVKRVVRPKNMKDLADIEAEVKDREALPLHFGGKVVGCIRSGHPTDACLTAHVLMENLAGKASGVLALLHLLKNSGMAPADLDFVIECSEEGAGDVGQRAGNNFAKAIAEVAGCVNASGCDVRGFCAGPVNAMIAAASQVAAGARRNIAVVAGGSIPKLYMNSRDHVKKGLKALEDCVGSFAVLLVPDDGTNPIMRLDVLGKHTVGAGGAPQAVTSALTFEPLQAAGLTFTDVDRFAPELQNSEITMPAGAGDVPLANIKMIAALAVMKKAIEKADMEAFIKKHGTVGYAHTQGHIPAGVPFIGPACEGIRAGKMKRVMIIGKGSLFLARLTNLADGASFLIEAPTGSASAGAVSKEDVKSLILEALSEIAGKLN
- the grdB gene encoding glycine reductase complex selenoprotein B — translated: MKKGGTELAFRVVHYINQFYAGIGGEEKADHKPEIREAVVGPGTALKAALGSEAEIVATVICGDSYFASNMEKASAEIIEMIKKYKPDAFVAGPAFNAGRYGTACGAMCEAVSKQLGIPVVSGMYPENPGVEMYKKAAYIVETPDSAAGMKQAVPAMGKLILKLLKKDPIGKPCEEGYIERGIRKNVFYDKLAAERCVDMFVSKLKDLPFETEYKMPVFDRVPPQPAVKDMKNAVIALVTSGGICPKGNPDHIEASSASKYGEYDITGVNDLTSDKYCTAHGGYDATYADQDADRVLPVDVMRDLEKEGVFKKLHNKFYTTVGNGTAVASAKRFGAEIVNKLVADGVTAVILTSTUGTCTRCGATMVKEIERKLPVVHVCTIVPISQTVGANRIVPAIAIPHPLGDPTRTPEEEKALRRRLVERALKALQTDITEQTVFTE
- the grdA gene encoding glycine/sarcosine/betaine reductase complex selenoprotein A: MGKLAGKKLLLLGERDGVPGPAMEACLKDSGAEILFSATECFVUTAAGAMDLQNQQRVKDAGEKYGSDCIVILGSSDAEGAEIYAETVSNGDPTYAGPLAGVSLGLPVYHVFDPVIRAECDPAAWEEQISMMEMVLDPEALAAAVKGIRDQYSKNAI